A genomic region of Ovis aries strain OAR_USU_Benz2616 breed Rambouillet chromosome 20, ARS-UI_Ramb_v3.0, whole genome shotgun sequence contains the following coding sequences:
- the ZNF311 gene encoding zinc finger protein 311 isoform X2, whose translation MESDESPGSPNQLCIPDSMFLQERALPFPQCPALARDGSQGNLPGAKHTVMSQPRESVTFEDVAVNFSHEEWQCLTHSQRHLYKDVMLENYGNMVSLGFSFSKPPLISCLEQGAESYVQDQQDWEFLSCSYPVSAAKTLPESEKARSEEEVFENGEVCWVKFKSLLKVVSQDPEAGEVCVQDVKLENQWEKPMREKRREEKESCEKVTFRKGKNQKGLIKHFSPNSECILYGILTEKKQHECTRCGKHFSWHSDLILHERIHSGEKPYVCNECGKAFKTKNQLFMHQIIHTGEKPFNCTQCGKAFSSRSALCRHKKTHSGEKPHPCSDCGKAFKTRYCLRMHQIIHTGEKPYECSDCGKAFQFKHSLIIHSRSHTGEKPYACEECGKAFSGSSDLIKHTRVHTGERPYECNECGRAFSWSSDLSKHRRLHTQEKHCGCPRCGKAFSNEAELTKHRRIHTKEKPYKCKECGKAFHHNCKCRAHERGHTGDKPHRCGDCGKTFQDQHCLTIHQRIHTGEKPYKCSECGRAFSGKSNLTNHQRIHTGEKPYRCKVCGKVFHQSSVLRQHERIHTGEKPFTCHECGTSFRQSSALIGHKRVHTGEKPYVCEECGKAFRVSSNLSRHKKRKHRVWEIHKLGESGKSPSPVTGSQTFSFINILTTNT comes from the exons ATGGAATCAGATGAGAGTCCAGGATCACCAAATCAGCTTTGCATCCCTGATAGCATGTTCCTACAGGAAAGAG CTCTACCATTTCCTCAGTGCCCTGCCTTAGCCAGAGATGGAAGCCAAGGAAACCTGCCAGGAGCAAAACATACAGTGATGAGCCAGCCTCGG GAGTCCGTGACATTTGAGGATGTAGCTGTGAACTTCAGTCATGAGGAGTGGCAGTGTCTGACCCACTCTCAAAGGCACCTCTATAAAGATGTGATGTTGGAAAATTATGGGAACATGGTGTCACTCG gattttcattttctaaacctCCTTTGATCTCCTGTCTGGAGCAAGGTGCAGAGTCCTATGTTCAGGATCAACAGGACTGGGAGTTCCTGAGCTGCTCCTATCCAG tATCAGCTGCCAAGACATTGCCTGAGAGTGAGAAGGCAAGATCAGAAGAGGAGGTTTTTGAAAATGGAGAAGTATGCTGGGTGAAATTTAAAAGTCTCCTAAAAGTTGTTTCCCAGGATCCAGAGGCTGGAGAAGTTTGTGTACAAGATGTCAAATTAGAGAATCAATGGGAAAAGCCTATGAGAGAGAAacggagagaagagaaagaaagctgtGAGAAAGTGACTTTCAGGAAAGGAAAGAACCAGAAGGGACTTATAAAACACTTCAGTCCAAACTCAGAATGTATTCTGTATGGAATTCTTACGGAAAAGAAACAGCATGAGTGTACCCGATGTGGCAAACACTTCAGTTGGCATTCTGATTTAATTCTCCATGAGCGAATTCACTCTGGCGAGAAACCCTATGTGTGTAATGAGTGTGGGAAAGCATTCAAGACCAAAAATCAACTTTTCATGCACCAGATAATCCACACAGGGGAGAAACCCTTTAACTGTACCCAGTGTGGGAAGGCCTTCAGTAGTAGATCCGCTCTTTGCCGACATAAAAAGACCCACAGTGGGGAGAAGCCACACCCGTGCAGTGACTGTGGGAAGGCCTTCAAGACCAGGTACTGTCTCAGGATGCATCAGATCATCCACACAGGAGAGAAGCCTTACGAATGTAGTGACTGTGGGAAGGCCTTTCAGTTTAAGCATTCCCTCATCATCCACAGCAGGAGCCACACTGGGGAGAAACCCTATGCGTGTGAGGAGTGCGGGAAGGCTTTCAGCGGGAGTTCAGACCTCATCAAACACACAAGAGTCCACACTGGGGAGCGACCTTATGAGTGCAATGAGTGTGGGAGGGCCTTCAGCTGGAGCTCAGACCTAAGCAAACACAGAAGACTCCACACTCAGGAGAAACACTGTGGGTGCCCTcggtgtgggaaagccttcagcaACGAAGCAGAGCTCACCAAACATAGAAGAATCCACACCAAAGAGAAGCCTTACAAGTGTAAGGAGTGTGGGAAAGCCTTTCATCATAACTGTAAATGCCGGGCTCATGAACGAGGACACACCGGGGATAAGCCCCATCGATGTGGGGACTGTGGGAAAACTTTCCAAGATCAACACTGCCTTACCATCCATCAAAGaatccacactggagagaaaccttataaatgttCAGAGTGTGGCCGAGCTTTCAGTGGGAAATCAAACTTGACCAATCATCAAAGAATCCACACCGGAGAGAAACCTTACAGGTGTAAGGTGTGTGGAAAGGTCTTTCATCAGAGCTCAGTCCTGAGACAGCATGAAAGAATCCACACGGGTGAGAAGCCATTTACCTGTCATGAGTGTGGCACGTCTTTCCGTCAGAGCTCAGCCCTGATTGGACACAAgcgagttcatactggagagaaaccttatgtATGTGAGGAGTGTGGAAAAGCTTTCAGAGTGAGCTCAAATCTTAGTAGAcataagaaaaggaaacacagagtGTGGGAAATCCACAAACTTGGGGAGAGTGGGAAATCTCCCTCTCCAGTAACTGGTTCTCAGACCTTTTCGTTCATCAATATTTTGACCACCAACACCTGA
- the ZNF311 gene encoding zinc finger protein 311 isoform X3, with the protein MLFQESVTFEDVAVNFSHEEWQCLTHSQRHLYKDVMLENYGNMVSLGFSFSKPPLISCLEQGAESYVQDQQDWEFLSCSYPVSAAKTLPESEKARSEEEVFENGEVCWVKFKSLLKVVSQDPEAGEVCVQDVKLENQWEKPMREKRREEKESCEKVTFRKGKNQKGLIKHFSPNSECILYGILTEKKQHECTRCGKHFSWHSDLILHERIHSGEKPYVCNECGKAFKTKNQLFMHQIIHTGEKPFNCTQCGKAFSSRSALCRHKKTHSGEKPHPCSDCGKAFKTRYCLRMHQIIHTGEKPYECSDCGKAFQFKHSLIIHSRSHTGEKPYACEECGKAFSGSSDLIKHTRVHTGERPYECNECGRAFSWSSDLSKHRRLHTQEKHCGCPRCGKAFSNEAELTKHRRIHTKEKPYKCKECGKAFHHNCKCRAHERGHTGDKPHRCGDCGKTFQDQHCLTIHQRIHTGEKPYKCSECGRAFSGKSNLTNHQRIHTGEKPYRCKVCGKVFHQSSVLRQHERIHTGEKPFTCHECGTSFRQSSALIGHKRVHTGEKPYVCEECGKAFRVSSNLSRHKKRKHRVWEIHKLGESGKSPSPVTGSQTFSFINILTTNT; encoded by the exons ATGTTATTTCAGGAGTCCGTGACATTTGAGGATGTAGCTGTGAACTTCAGTCATGAGGAGTGGCAGTGTCTGACCCACTCTCAAAGGCACCTCTATAAAGATGTGATGTTGGAAAATTATGGGAACATGGTGTCACTCG gattttcattttctaaacctCCTTTGATCTCCTGTCTGGAGCAAGGTGCAGAGTCCTATGTTCAGGATCAACAGGACTGGGAGTTCCTGAGCTGCTCCTATCCAG tATCAGCTGCCAAGACATTGCCTGAGAGTGAGAAGGCAAGATCAGAAGAGGAGGTTTTTGAAAATGGAGAAGTATGCTGGGTGAAATTTAAAAGTCTCCTAAAAGTTGTTTCCCAGGATCCAGAGGCTGGAGAAGTTTGTGTACAAGATGTCAAATTAGAGAATCAATGGGAAAAGCCTATGAGAGAGAAacggagagaagagaaagaaagctgtGAGAAAGTGACTTTCAGGAAAGGAAAGAACCAGAAGGGACTTATAAAACACTTCAGTCCAAACTCAGAATGTATTCTGTATGGAATTCTTACGGAAAAGAAACAGCATGAGTGTACCCGATGTGGCAAACACTTCAGTTGGCATTCTGATTTAATTCTCCATGAGCGAATTCACTCTGGCGAGAAACCCTATGTGTGTAATGAGTGTGGGAAAGCATTCAAGACCAAAAATCAACTTTTCATGCACCAGATAATCCACACAGGGGAGAAACCCTTTAACTGTACCCAGTGTGGGAAGGCCTTCAGTAGTAGATCCGCTCTTTGCCGACATAAAAAGACCCACAGTGGGGAGAAGCCACACCCGTGCAGTGACTGTGGGAAGGCCTTCAAGACCAGGTACTGTCTCAGGATGCATCAGATCATCCACACAGGAGAGAAGCCTTACGAATGTAGTGACTGTGGGAAGGCCTTTCAGTTTAAGCATTCCCTCATCATCCACAGCAGGAGCCACACTGGGGAGAAACCCTATGCGTGTGAGGAGTGCGGGAAGGCTTTCAGCGGGAGTTCAGACCTCATCAAACACACAAGAGTCCACACTGGGGAGCGACCTTATGAGTGCAATGAGTGTGGGAGGGCCTTCAGCTGGAGCTCAGACCTAAGCAAACACAGAAGACTCCACACTCAGGAGAAACACTGTGGGTGCCCTcggtgtgggaaagccttcagcaACGAAGCAGAGCTCACCAAACATAGAAGAATCCACACCAAAGAGAAGCCTTACAAGTGTAAGGAGTGTGGGAAAGCCTTTCATCATAACTGTAAATGCCGGGCTCATGAACGAGGACACACCGGGGATAAGCCCCATCGATGTGGGGACTGTGGGAAAACTTTCCAAGATCAACACTGCCTTACCATCCATCAAAGaatccacactggagagaaaccttataaatgttCAGAGTGTGGCCGAGCTTTCAGTGGGAAATCAAACTTGACCAATCATCAAAGAATCCACACCGGAGAGAAACCTTACAGGTGTAAGGTGTGTGGAAAGGTCTTTCATCAGAGCTCAGTCCTGAGACAGCATGAAAGAATCCACACGGGTGAGAAGCCATTTACCTGTCATGAGTGTGGCACGTCTTTCCGTCAGAGCTCAGCCCTGATTGGACACAAgcgagttcatactggagagaaaccttatgtATGTGAGGAGTGTGGAAAAGCTTTCAGAGTGAGCTCAAATCTTAGTAGAcataagaaaaggaaacacagagtGTGGGAAATCCACAAACTTGGGGAGAGTGGGAAATCTCCCTCTCCAGTAACTGGTTCTCAGACCTTTTCGTTCATCAATATTTTGACCACCAACACCTGA
- the LOC105603785 gene encoding vesicle transport protein SFT2A-like has translation MTRGRERGGPITAAAAMEKLQRVLGGQDDEEQGLTAQVLDASTVSFNTRLKWFAICFLSGIFFSILGTGLLRLSGGIKLFAVFYTFGNIVALASTYFLMGPVKQLKKIFETTRLLATIIMHLCFVLTLCAALWWHKKGLAVLFCILQV, from the coding sequence atgactAGGGGCCGAGAGAGGGGCGGGCCGATCACCGCTGCCGCGGCCATGGAGAAGCTGCAGCGGGTCCTAGGTGGCCAGGACGATGAGGAGCAGGGCCTGACCGCGCAGGTGCTTGATGCCTCGACGGTTAGTTTCAACACCaggctgaagtggtttgctatatGCTTCCTCAGTGGCATCTTCTTCTCCATCCTTGGAACTGGGTTGTTGCGGCTCTCTGGAGGCATAAAGCTTTTTGCAGTGTTTTATACCTTTGGAAATATTGTTGCATTAGCCAGTACATACTTTTTAATGGGACCCGTGAAAcaactgaagaaaatatttgaaacaacgAGACTGCTTGCAACAATTATTATGCACCTGTGTTTCGTGCTCACCCTGTGCGCTGCCCTTTGGTGGCATAAGAAGGGGCTGGCTGTGTTATTCTGCATATTGCAGGTATAG
- the ZNF311 gene encoding zinc finger protein 311 isoform X1, with translation MQQIMESDESPGSPNQLCIPDSMFLQERALPFPQCPALARDGSQGNLPGAKHTVMSQPRESVTFEDVAVNFSHEEWQCLTHSQRHLYKDVMLENYGNMVSLGFSFSKPPLISCLEQGAESYVQDQQDWEFLSCSYPVSAAKTLPESEKARSEEEVFENGEVCWVKFKSLLKVVSQDPEAGEVCVQDVKLENQWEKPMREKRREEKESCEKVTFRKGKNQKGLIKHFSPNSECILYGILTEKKQHECTRCGKHFSWHSDLILHERIHSGEKPYVCNECGKAFKTKNQLFMHQIIHTGEKPFNCTQCGKAFSSRSALCRHKKTHSGEKPHPCSDCGKAFKTRYCLRMHQIIHTGEKPYECSDCGKAFQFKHSLIIHSRSHTGEKPYACEECGKAFSGSSDLIKHTRVHTGERPYECNECGRAFSWSSDLSKHRRLHTQEKHCGCPRCGKAFSNEAELTKHRRIHTKEKPYKCKECGKAFHHNCKCRAHERGHTGDKPHRCGDCGKTFQDQHCLTIHQRIHTGEKPYKCSECGRAFSGKSNLTNHQRIHTGEKPYRCKVCGKVFHQSSVLRQHERIHTGEKPFTCHECGTSFRQSSALIGHKRVHTGEKPYVCEECGKAFRVSSNLSRHKKRKHRVWEIHKLGESGKSPSPVTGSQTFSFINILTTNT, from the exons ATGCAGCAG ATCATGGAATCAGATGAGAGTCCAGGATCACCAAATCAGCTTTGCATCCCTGATAGCATGTTCCTACAGGAAAGAG CTCTACCATTTCCTCAGTGCCCTGCCTTAGCCAGAGATGGAAGCCAAGGAAACCTGCCAGGAGCAAAACATACAGTGATGAGCCAGCCTCGG GAGTCCGTGACATTTGAGGATGTAGCTGTGAACTTCAGTCATGAGGAGTGGCAGTGTCTGACCCACTCTCAAAGGCACCTCTATAAAGATGTGATGTTGGAAAATTATGGGAACATGGTGTCACTCG gattttcattttctaaacctCCTTTGATCTCCTGTCTGGAGCAAGGTGCAGAGTCCTATGTTCAGGATCAACAGGACTGGGAGTTCCTGAGCTGCTCCTATCCAG tATCAGCTGCCAAGACATTGCCTGAGAGTGAGAAGGCAAGATCAGAAGAGGAGGTTTTTGAAAATGGAGAAGTATGCTGGGTGAAATTTAAAAGTCTCCTAAAAGTTGTTTCCCAGGATCCAGAGGCTGGAGAAGTTTGTGTACAAGATGTCAAATTAGAGAATCAATGGGAAAAGCCTATGAGAGAGAAacggagagaagagaaagaaagctgtGAGAAAGTGACTTTCAGGAAAGGAAAGAACCAGAAGGGACTTATAAAACACTTCAGTCCAAACTCAGAATGTATTCTGTATGGAATTCTTACGGAAAAGAAACAGCATGAGTGTACCCGATGTGGCAAACACTTCAGTTGGCATTCTGATTTAATTCTCCATGAGCGAATTCACTCTGGCGAGAAACCCTATGTGTGTAATGAGTGTGGGAAAGCATTCAAGACCAAAAATCAACTTTTCATGCACCAGATAATCCACACAGGGGAGAAACCCTTTAACTGTACCCAGTGTGGGAAGGCCTTCAGTAGTAGATCCGCTCTTTGCCGACATAAAAAGACCCACAGTGGGGAGAAGCCACACCCGTGCAGTGACTGTGGGAAGGCCTTCAAGACCAGGTACTGTCTCAGGATGCATCAGATCATCCACACAGGAGAGAAGCCTTACGAATGTAGTGACTGTGGGAAGGCCTTTCAGTTTAAGCATTCCCTCATCATCCACAGCAGGAGCCACACTGGGGAGAAACCCTATGCGTGTGAGGAGTGCGGGAAGGCTTTCAGCGGGAGTTCAGACCTCATCAAACACACAAGAGTCCACACTGGGGAGCGACCTTATGAGTGCAATGAGTGTGGGAGGGCCTTCAGCTGGAGCTCAGACCTAAGCAAACACAGAAGACTCCACACTCAGGAGAAACACTGTGGGTGCCCTcggtgtgggaaagccttcagcaACGAAGCAGAGCTCACCAAACATAGAAGAATCCACACCAAAGAGAAGCCTTACAAGTGTAAGGAGTGTGGGAAAGCCTTTCATCATAACTGTAAATGCCGGGCTCATGAACGAGGACACACCGGGGATAAGCCCCATCGATGTGGGGACTGTGGGAAAACTTTCCAAGATCAACACTGCCTTACCATCCATCAAAGaatccacactggagagaaaccttataaatgttCAGAGTGTGGCCGAGCTTTCAGTGGGAAATCAAACTTGACCAATCATCAAAGAATCCACACCGGAGAGAAACCTTACAGGTGTAAGGTGTGTGGAAAGGTCTTTCATCAGAGCTCAGTCCTGAGACAGCATGAAAGAATCCACACGGGTGAGAAGCCATTTACCTGTCATGAGTGTGGCACGTCTTTCCGTCAGAGCTCAGCCCTGATTGGACACAAgcgagttcatactggagagaaaccttatgtATGTGAGGAGTGTGGAAAAGCTTTCAGAGTGAGCTCAAATCTTAGTAGAcataagaaaaggaaacacagagtGTGGGAAATCCACAAACTTGGGGAGAGTGGGAAATCTCCCTCTCCAGTAACTGGTTCTCAGACCTTTTCGTTCATCAATATTTTGACCACCAACACCTGA